In Lates calcarifer isolate ASB-BC8 linkage group LG21, TLL_Latcal_v3, whole genome shotgun sequence, a single window of DNA contains:
- the LOC127143754 gene encoding uncharacterized protein LOC127143754 has protein sequence MCIISQKDNAAAFRRNHTSCHRFKMLTRWLIFTAFLAGSANTQRAATGQRTLTVAPTCRVKGQPEVELTLNCGDRKNTGVVQYWHTPFGDLQTPGLHSKLDPVFMHHDGNLVVPNISSLHNGLYYCLLQHTAGMTLWPYELHVGYDHQKNQEHGQHEHSSGCDTFRFRRDVGSEEEEKQAGVSDGQFAGAVAASVLLTFVLGFSAGALSRAHVLRCLGAVTTEIRSRQQRQCHADTMNHGSGVTMTTMPPMYDNKAFDMEQVCDDATVETTVSSTTSSPPAKPQRSFRHRQEEHQKTPAYLEGCDHMKKEERRVEDEDEGGRGVEEKNKGCEGEAEEEGGREFSGSYLLGDDEESQTETDEDKYSEDREEKDGRECREEKEWRQEEEAGEQENRSREGAEERSGSEEEVGGNKVKGRDDKSEGEEGLKEEDAREKKRKEDVCRDSELSSTEDEETGSEKQEDTVKSGIMEGGGGGGGASSSPPRPARRSRVIRLYQYNEDGQRYCHLPDPSPDEPAPPPRLKQRSLSLTRLNAIMAAASAGPLDKRETGEEEKKERPHFHMEI, from the exons ATGTGTATTATCTCACAAAAGGATAACGCAGCTGCATTTAGAAGAAATCACACAAGCTGTCACAG GTTCAAAATGTTAACCAGGTGGTTAATTTTCACAGCTTTCCTGGCTGGCTCAGCAAATACACAAAGAGCAGCTACTGGCCAGCGCACTCTGACTGTTGCACCAACCtgcagggtcaaaggtcaaccaGAGGTagaactgacattaaactgtggagacagaaagaacaCAG GTGTGGTCCAGTACTGGCACACTCCCTTTGGAGACCTCCAGACTCCTGGTTTACACAGTAAACTAGACCCTGTCTTTATGCACCATGACGGGAACCTGGTGGTTCCCAACATCAGCAGTCTCCACAACGGCCTGTACTACTGCCTCCTGCAGCACACAGCGGGAATGACACTGTGGCCATACGAGCTCCACGTTGGTTATGATCATCAAAAGAACCAAGAACACGGCCAACACGAGCACAGCAGCGGCTGTGATACGTTCAGGTTCAGGAGGGATGTTggatctgaggaggaggagaagcaggcAGGCGTTTCAGATGGGCAGTTTGCAGGAGCTGTGGCAGCATCAGTGCTGCTGACGTTTGTGCTGGGCTTCAGTGCTGGAGCTCTTTCTAGAGCTCATGTTCTCAG GTGTTTAGGGGCAGTCACTACAGAGATAAGATCACGACAGCAACGACAATGCCACGCTGACACGATGAACCATGGCTCTGGggtcaccatgacaaccatgCCACCCATGTATGACAACAAGGCCTTTGACATGGAACAGGTGTGTGACGACGCGACTGTGGAGACGACAGTTTCATCAACAacctcatctcctcctgccAAACCACAGAGAAGCTTCAGGCACAGACAAGAGGAGCATCAGAAAACCCCTGCCTATCTGGAGGGATGTGACCACatgaaaaaggaggagagaagggtggaggatgaggatgagggaggaagaggtgTGGAGGAAAAGAATAAAGGGTGTGAGGGagaggcagaagaggaggggggaagagagTTCAGTGGTTCCTATCTATTAGGAGATGACGAAgagagtcaaactgaaacaGATGAGGACAAGTACAGTGAGGatagagaggagaaagatggaagagagtgcagagaggagaaggagtggagacaggaggaggaggcaggtgAGCAGGAGAACAGGAGCAGGGAGggtgcagaggagaggagtgggagtgaggaggaggtgggcgGTAACAAGGTGAAAGGGAGGGATGACAAAagtgagggggaggaaggaTTGAAAGAGGAAGATGctagagaaaagaagaggaaggaagatgTTTGCAGAGATTCTGAGCTGTCGTCTACAGAGGACGAAGAGACAGGCAGTGAAAAACAGGAGGACACAGTGAAAAGTGGCATcatggaaggaggaggaggaggaggaggagcatcGTCCTCCCCGCCACGTCCGGCCCGTCGGAGTCGCGTCATTCGCCTGTACCAGTACAACGAGGACGGCCAACGATACTGCCACCTTCCAGACCCCTCCCCAGATGAACCCGCTCCTCCACCCAGGCTGAAGCagcgctctctgtctctgacacgCCTCAATGCAATCATGGCCGCCGCCTCAGCAGGGCCGCTggacaagagagagacaggggaggaggaaaaaaaagagaggccACACTTCCACATGGAGATATAA